One Myxococcota bacterium DNA segment encodes these proteins:
- the rsmH gene encoding 16S rRNA (cytosine(1402)-N(4))-methyltransferase RsmH gives MFSHIPVMPTEVLEALALAPGMIVADVTAGGGGHLRLLAEAVGPNGQVIALDKDPRAHELDAAGGVAKEFPQVKLVRATFSELPQVLSDLGLTHLDGLLADIGVSSPQLDTPERGLSFKNDGPLDMRMNPDADLSALELIQSSSETTLANLIYEFGEERQSRPIARAIKAEKNLADSTTALAAIIARAYRGPRGKIHPATRTFQALRIAVNHELDELKALLSNLTSVIKPDGKAAIISFHSLEDRLVKNFFKENRESWLALTKKPVIPSDAEMSQNPRARSAKLRTAQRVNQ, from the coding sequence ATGTTTAGCCACATACCAGTCATGCCCACGGAAGTCTTGGAGGCGCTCGCGCTGGCCCCAGGCATGATTGTGGCTGACGTAACCGCTGGTGGTGGCGGACATCTTAGACTGTTGGCTGAGGCCGTTGGTCCAAATGGCCAAGTGATCGCCCTAGATAAAGATCCAAGAGCCCACGAGCTCGATGCCGCAGGCGGCGTCGCCAAGGAATTTCCACAAGTAAAGCTCGTTAGGGCCACGTTTTCAGAACTTCCTCAGGTGTTGAGCGATTTGGGGCTGACCCACCTAGACGGTCTTTTGGCCGACATCGGCGTATCGTCTCCACAGCTTGACACACCTGAACGCGGCCTGTCGTTTAAAAACGATGGTCCCTTAGATATGCGCATGAATCCGGATGCTGATTTAAGCGCTCTGGAGCTCATCCAAAGCTCCTCAGAGACAACTTTAGCCAACTTAATTTATGAATTCGGTGAAGAACGCCAGTCCAGACCAATCGCAAGGGCCATCAAGGCCGAGAAAAATCTGGCCGATTCAACCACAGCCTTAGCGGCCATCATTGCCCGGGCTTACCGCGGCCCCCGGGGTAAAATCCACCCTGCCACACGAACTTTTCAGGCTTTGCGTATTGCCGTAAATCATGAATTGGACGAGCTCAAAGCGCTCTTAAGCAACCTCACCAGCGTTATCAAACCAGACGGTAAAGCGGCCATCATCTCGTTTCACAGTCTTGAAGATCGCTTGGTGAAAAACTTTTTTAAAGAAAATCGCGAATCTTGGCTGGCTCTGACCAAGAAGCCGGTTATACCAAGCGATGCTGAAATGTCCCAAAATCCCAGAGCTCGAAGCGCCAAATTGCGCACAGCACAGAGGGTCAATCAATGA
- a CDS encoding penicillin-binding protein 2: MTLKVRLSLVLMMLAMGLVIAMGKSAFLQLVRGPALTELSERQHTRSKKYSSFRGNILDRDGRLLATSVAVDSIYAEPRKMNHPHQVTKLLKQQISLDPEQIEKIPSDRSFVWLQRRIDPNVAARIKALGLEGIGLSEEEQRFYPNHGLLGQTLGFITLDGQTLGGIEQVFERFLKPKSWDTLSFQDARGTNVRDFVAPSQEALLGDNILLTIDRNIQSVAEEVLQRTVKAHNAKAGWAIVMKPKTGEILALANVPLMNPNRPSKRDIAARRNNAIARSGEPGSTFKMVTFAAGFDLGLIKPDEKIYCEKGKWDLGYMTIRDVSAKEWLTPTEIFKYSSNIGTFKIAERIGPKRLHEAVKRFGYGELPGLNLLEEARGSVSKYENWHKTRFANVSFGYGIMASPLQMAVMVSSIANGGVKVAPSILKGIQKGDGSLENPLPKAAPVRVISEQAAKAMTEMMIADTVDGTGKRAAIPGILVAGKTGTAEKVGVNGRYDKTMNISSFAGFAPADNPEIVCLVSIDEPKGIAYGGYVAAPAWREIVEAALLQTRGAL; this comes from the coding sequence ATGACCCTCAAAGTCCGATTAAGTCTCGTGTTGATGATGCTGGCCATGGGCCTGGTCATTGCCATGGGCAAATCAGCGTTTTTGCAACTTGTCAGAGGCCCAGCGCTCACCGAATTATCCGAAAGACAGCACACACGCTCCAAAAAATACTCCAGCTTTAGAGGCAATATCTTAGACAGAGACGGGCGTCTCTTAGCCACCAGCGTAGCGGTAGATTCAATCTATGCCGAACCGCGCAAAATGAATCACCCACATCAGGTGACCAAGTTGCTTAAGCAGCAAATCTCATTAGATCCAGAACAAATCGAAAAGATTCCATCTGATCGCTCTTTCGTGTGGCTACAAAGACGCATTGATCCAAACGTGGCAGCCCGCATTAAAGCCTTGGGGCTAGAAGGCATCGGACTTTCCGAAGAAGAGCAACGCTTTTACCCAAACCACGGCCTACTCGGACAAACCCTAGGCTTTATCACTTTGGACGGCCAAACCTTAGGCGGCATCGAGCAAGTTTTCGAAAGATTTTTAAAGCCCAAAAGCTGGGATACTCTGTCTTTCCAAGATGCCAGAGGCACCAACGTTCGAGATTTTGTGGCGCCTTCTCAAGAAGCTCTACTAGGTGACAACATTCTGCTCACCATAGACCGTAACATCCAGTCGGTGGCTGAAGAAGTTTTGCAGCGCACCGTTAAAGCTCACAACGCTAAAGCCGGGTGGGCCATCGTCATGAAGCCTAAAACTGGCGAAATCCTAGCTTTAGCCAATGTACCGCTCATGAACCCCAACCGCCCGAGTAAAAGAGATATTGCTGCCCGCCGAAATAACGCCATCGCGCGATCAGGCGAGCCCGGTTCAACCTTCAAAATGGTAACTTTTGCGGCCGGCTTTGATTTGGGGCTCATTAAACCAGACGAAAAAATCTACTGCGAAAAAGGCAAATGGGATCTGGGCTACATGACCATTCGAGACGTCTCGGCCAAAGAATGGCTAACGCCGACTGAAATCTTCAAATACTCCAGCAACATTGGCACGTTTAAAATAGCCGAGCGCATTGGACCCAAAAGACTTCATGAAGCCGTCAAACGCTTCGGCTATGGCGAACTGCCGGGTCTTAACTTGCTAGAAGAGGCGAGAGGATCTGTTTCAAAATACGAAAACTGGCACAAAACGCGCTTTGCCAACGTCAGCTTCGGTTACGGTATTATGGCCAGCCCCCTGCAAATGGCCGTCATGGTGAGCAGCATTGCCAACGGTGGTGTCAAAGTCGCGCCAAGTATTTTAAAAGGCATTCAAAAAGGTGACGGCTCGCTGGAAAACCCCCTGCCTAAAGCTGCGCCTGTACGGGTGATCAGCGAGCAAGCTGCCAAAGCGATGACGGAAATGATGATCGCAGACACGGTGGATGGCACCGGTAAGCGGGCAGCCATTCCAGGCATTTTAGTTGCTGGTAAAACTGGCACAGCCGAAAAAGTCGGGGTGAATGGCCGTTACGACAAAACCATGAACATCAGCTCCTTCGCAGGCTTTGCGCCGGCTGACAATCCAGAGATTGTCTGTTTGGTCAGCATCGATGAACCAAAAGGCATCGCTTACGGCGGCTACGTTGCCGCCCCGGCTTGGCGTGAGATTGTGGAAGCGGCATTGCTTCAAACCCGCGGAGCGCTATAG
- a CDS encoding UDP-N-acetylmuramoyl-L-alanyl-D-glutamate--2,6-diaminopimelate ligase has protein sequence MASLTPLNQLAQNAPKLPVTLDSRKAGPGIIFVAAKGATPASRDGHDFIEQAIQQGCSGLILENFLGALPANIPVWQSDNARIWAAKLSEQAAGFPSKSLNLCGVTGTNGKTTVTFLVASIAKSFGRQAAVIGTIGAGPPDALKAFGFTTPEAENLSPLLAQMRDQGVNQVAMEVSSHALATYRVDGLRFKAAGFTNLSQDHLDFHGDMESYGKAKMRLFEELLDEDGTAVLPVGKIPPFAKGGPGGILRWGYSPEADISASEINHTPTGIHFNLRIKTDQAKVQSQLFGGFNLDNMLCAAGIAYATGIPLSAIAAGLSSATVPKGRLERVCPQKPAVFVDFAHTPDALDNVLKTLREICTGKLIVVFGCGGDRDRTKRPIMAKAALDNADIVIATQDNPRHEDPAQIIADMALPTGTSIIHDRRLAIKSAIEMADSEDMVLIAGKGHETTQQIKDDYQSFDDAQIAYEILLLRH, from the coding sequence ATGGCTTCTCTAACACCCCTTAATCAATTGGCTCAAAATGCCCCTAAGCTGCCTGTGACATTGGACTCGCGTAAAGCCGGGCCTGGTATTATATTTGTGGCAGCCAAAGGCGCGACGCCCGCATCCAGGGACGGCCACGATTTTATTGAGCAAGCTATTCAGCAAGGCTGTTCGGGGCTAATTCTCGAAAATTTCTTGGGCGCTCTACCCGCAAATATCCCCGTCTGGCAAAGCGATAACGCAAGAATTTGGGCGGCTAAGCTTTCGGAGCAAGCCGCCGGTTTTCCCTCTAAAAGCTTAAACTTGTGCGGCGTTACCGGCACCAACGGAAAAACCACGGTGACTTTTTTGGTAGCCAGCATCGCGAAAAGCTTTGGGCGCCAGGCAGCAGTCATCGGCACCATTGGCGCTGGGCCCCCGGATGCGCTGAAAGCGTTTGGATTTACTACGCCTGAAGCTGAGAACTTAAGCCCTCTATTGGCGCAAATGCGCGATCAGGGCGTGAATCAAGTAGCCATGGAAGTGTCTTCGCATGCTTTGGCAACATATCGAGTCGATGGACTTAGATTTAAGGCCGCAGGTTTTACTAATTTGAGCCAAGACCATCTAGATTTCCATGGAGATATGGAAAGCTACGGCAAAGCAAAAATGCGGCTATTCGAAGAATTGCTAGACGAAGATGGGACAGCGGTATTGCCTGTGGGGAAAATCCCCCCCTTTGCAAAAGGGGGGCCAGGAGGGATTTTACGTTGGGGTTACTCACCCGAAGCCGACATCAGCGCCTCTGAAATCAACCACACCCCCACCGGCATCCATTTTAATCTGCGCATCAAGACGGATCAAGCCAAAGTCCAAAGCCAGCTCTTTGGCGGCTTCAATCTTGACAACATGCTCTGCGCCGCGGGCATTGCTTACGCGACCGGCATCCCTTTGAGTGCCATCGCGGCCGGCTTATCCAGTGCCACGGTGCCTAAAGGCCGCCTTGAGCGCGTGTGTCCTCAAAAGCCCGCCGTATTCGTAGACTTCGCTCACACACCAGATGCTCTAGACAACGTTCTTAAAACGCTTCGAGAAATCTGCACGGGCAAACTCATCGTCGTTTTCGGCTGCGGCGGTGATCGGGATCGCACCAAGAGACCTATCATGGCTAAAGCCGCGCTCGATAACGCAGACATCGTGATCGCCACTCAAGATAACCCCCGGCACGAAGATCCCGCCCAGATTATCGCCGACATGGCCCTCCCCACCGGAACCTCCATCATCCATGACCGCCGTTTAGCCATTAAATCTGCCATCGAAATGGCAGATTCAGAAGATATGGTCTTGATTGCTGGCAAAGGTCATGAAACAACTCAACAAATTAAGGACGATTATCAATCTTTTGATGACGCACAAATAGCTTATGAAATCTTATTGCTTCGACACTAG